The following are encoded in a window of Bacillota bacterium genomic DNA:
- the hydE gene encoding [FeFe] hydrogenase H-cluster radical SAM maturase HydE, giving the protein MVALLGAGPDEQDILFKLADEARRRFVGDAVHVRGIIEFSNYCVRNCAYCGLRRDNRSLVRYRMTSEEVVRAATKAAVAGYRTIVLQSGDDLHYRADDIARMVEAIKKEAPVAVTLSIGERSRQEYAVMRRAGADRFLLKHETADPELYSRLHPGMTLDGRIECLVHLRDLGFQVGSGNIVGLPGQTLDTLARDIALLRALDVEMAGIGPFIPHPNTPLASCPPGDLAMSLKVLAVARLALPLAHLPATTALATLHPDGRRLGLSCGANVVMPNVTPLNFRRLYEIYPGSIAQRTPEDGGIAELRALLRELGRPISNTRGDSPKPPWTARAAASSDAVPISRHGGAECVRIRK; this is encoded by the coding sequence ATGGTGGCGCTCCTCGGCGCGGGCCCGGACGAGCAGGACATTCTTTTCAAGCTCGCAGATGAGGCCCGACGGCGCTTCGTGGGGGACGCCGTGCATGTCCGAGGCATCATCGAGTTCTCCAACTACTGCGTGCGAAACTGCGCCTATTGCGGGCTGCGCCGGGACAACAGGAGCCTAGTCCGCTACCGGATGACCAGCGAAGAGGTGGTGAGGGCCGCAACCAAGGCCGCAGTTGCGGGATACAGGACCATCGTGCTCCAGTCAGGCGACGACCTTCACTACCGCGCTGACGACATCGCTCGGATGGTGGAGGCGATCAAGAAGGAGGCGCCGGTCGCGGTGACACTCTCCATAGGTGAGCGCTCGCGGCAGGAATACGCCGTGATGAGGCGGGCAGGGGCGGACAGGTTCCTGCTGAAACACGAGACCGCCGACCCGGAGCTCTATAGCAGGCTCCACCCAGGGATGACCCTGGACGGCCGCATCGAGTGCCTCGTCCACCTTCGCGACCTCGGGTTTCAAGTGGGCTCGGGGAACATAGTCGGCCTTCCTGGGCAAACCCTGGACACCCTAGCGAGGGACATCGCCCTCCTTCGCGCGCTCGACGTGGAGATGGCTGGGATCGGGCCGTTCATTCCTCATCCGAACACGCCGCTCGCGTCGTGCCCGCCGGGCGACCTGGCCATGTCCCTGAAGGTCCTGGCCGTGGCACGGCTCGCGTTGCCCCTCGCGCACCTTCCCGCGACGACGGCCCTGGCGACCCTCCACCCGGATGGCAGGCGCCTGGGGCTCTCGTGCGGCGCGAACGTGGTCATGCCGAACGTCACCCCGCTGAACTTTCGGCGCCTCTACGAGATATACCCGGGCAGCATCGCGCAACGGACGCCCGAGGACGGCGGGATAGCCGAGCTTCGGGCGCTGCTTCGCGAGCTCGGAAGGCCCATCTCGAACACCCGCGGCGACAGCCCAAAGCCACCGTGGACCGCTCGTGCGGCCGCGTCATCCGACGCGGTGCCGATATCCCGGCACGGCGGAGCGGAGTGTGTGCGCATACGCAAATAG
- the hydG gene encoding [FeFe] hydrogenase H-cluster radical SAM maturase HydG, with protein sequence MKTAERRDFIPHDVIEKLLADTSEPDIREVQDIAGKAREAKGISPREVARLLQVTREDSLAILYEAAHEVKERIYGKRLVLFAPLYFSNYCVNNCKYCGYRRDNDFVRRRLSRDEVVEEVKILESMGHKRLALECGEDPVNCPMDYIEEVIETIYATKVGNGSIRRVNVNIAATTVEDYKRLKAAKIGTYVLFQETYHRPTYTAMHPSGPKADYDWHLGAMDRAMKAGIDDVGIGVLFGLYDYKFEVLGLVYHALHLDSTFGVGPHTISVPRLRPARGITLERFPHLVSDRDFKKLVAILRLAVPYTGMILSTRERPGFRDEVFAVGISQISAGSRTGVGAYKKDAPDDSDRAATASAASRPTTDDDDSAQFAVDDHRTPDEIVASLARSGYIPSYCTACYRKGRTGDRFMEFAKTGQIQNMCQPNAILTFKEYLLDYASDETRKVGEEAIRKHLDMIPSPKIRQETIARLARLEGGERDLYF encoded by the coding sequence ATGAAGACGGCAGAAAGGCGCGACTTCATTCCCCATGACGTGATCGAGAAGCTCCTAGCCGACACGAGCGAGCCGGACATCCGTGAGGTGCAGGACATCGCGGGGAAGGCGCGCGAGGCGAAGGGAATATCCCCGCGCGAGGTTGCGAGGCTTCTTCAGGTGACGCGCGAGGACTCCCTCGCAATACTGTACGAGGCCGCACACGAGGTCAAGGAGAGGATCTACGGGAAACGCCTCGTGCTCTTCGCGCCGCTCTACTTCTCCAATTACTGCGTGAACAACTGCAAGTACTGTGGCTACCGGCGTGACAACGACTTCGTCCGCCGCAGGCTCTCGAGGGACGAGGTCGTAGAGGAGGTCAAGATCCTCGAGTCCATGGGGCACAAACGGCTGGCGCTGGAGTGCGGCGAGGACCCGGTCAACTGCCCCATGGATTACATCGAGGAAGTCATCGAGACGATATACGCGACGAAGGTCGGGAACGGGAGCATTCGCCGGGTCAACGTAAACATCGCCGCCACGACTGTGGAAGATTACAAGCGGCTCAAGGCCGCCAAGATCGGCACCTACGTGCTCTTTCAGGAGACATACCACCGGCCCACGTACACGGCGATGCATCCCTCTGGGCCGAAAGCGGATTACGACTGGCACCTCGGCGCCATGGACCGCGCCATGAAGGCGGGGATCGACGACGTCGGCATCGGCGTCCTCTTCGGCCTGTACGATTACAAGTTCGAGGTCCTCGGCCTGGTGTACCACGCGCTTCATCTCGATTCAACGTTCGGGGTCGGACCGCACACCATATCCGTGCCGAGGCTCCGGCCGGCACGGGGGATCACGCTCGAGAGGTTCCCGCACCTGGTGAGCGACCGAGACTTCAAGAAACTCGTGGCGATCCTGCGGCTCGCGGTCCCGTATACGGGAATGATCCTCTCCACGCGCGAGCGGCCGGGGTTCCGCGACGAGGTCTTCGCGGTAGGCATATCCCAGATCAGCGCCGGGTCGCGCACAGGCGTCGGCGCATACAAGAAGGACGCCCCGGACGACAGCGATCGTGCGGCGACGGCGTCCGCGGCATCCCGGCCGACAACGGATGACGACGACAGCGCCCAGTTCGCGGTGGACGATCATCGGACCCCGGACGAGATCGTCGCGAGCCTTGCCCGGTCGGGGTACATCCCGAGCTACTGCACGGCGTGCTATAGGAAGGGTCGCACAGGCGACAGGTTCATGGAATTCGCGAAGACCGGGCAGATCCAGAACATGTGCCAGCCCAACGCCATCCTGACGTTCAAGGAGTACCTGCTCGACTATGCCTCGGACGAGACTAGGAAAGTCGGGGAGGAGGCCATAAGAAAGCACCTGGACATGATCCCTTCGCCCAAAATCCGGCAGGAGACCATCGCCCGCCTCGCCAGGCTTGAGGGTGGCGAGCGCGACTTGTACTTCTGA
- the hydF gene encoding [FeFe] hydrogenase H-cluster maturation GTPase HydF — MESTPRSNRLHIAILGRRNAGKSSLINALAGQDVAIVSDVPGTTTDPVYKAMEILPIGPVVLIDTAGIDDVGPLGGMRVQRTRQVLAKSDVAIVVVDATRGVGEYERSAAAEVRERGIPLVAVASKMDIAAAQSAGAPEWKETLDRWGAGLGASLVPVSAKTGQGINVLKERIIEAAPKDWEGPPIVGDLVSPGDTVVLVVPVDIEAPKGRLILPQVQTIRDLLDHGVRTVVVKEDAVRSAIENLKHGPSLVVTDSQVFGTVSRQVPDGVPLTSFSILFARHKGDLCTLVEGARHVADLHPGARILVAEACTHHPIGDDIGRVKIPAWLERRVGGKLDFVWAAGAGFPEDLGKFDLVVHCGGCMINRKEMLHRLAKVRSAGVPVVNYGVLIAYLHGILERTLEPFKAAGVLHAGPPHGLERS; from the coding sequence GTGGAATCGACGCCCCGCAGCAACAGGCTGCACATCGCCATACTGGGCCGCCGTAACGCAGGTAAGTCGAGCCTTATAAACGCCCTTGCGGGCCAGGACGTGGCCATCGTGTCCGACGTGCCCGGCACCACAACGGACCCTGTGTACAAGGCCATGGAGATCCTTCCGATCGGTCCGGTCGTCCTCATAGATACCGCCGGGATAGACGATGTCGGCCCTCTCGGGGGCATGCGCGTGCAGAGGACGAGGCAGGTCCTGGCGAAGTCGGACGTGGCGATCGTTGTAGTCGACGCAACGCGTGGCGTGGGCGAATACGAGCGGTCCGCGGCAGCCGAGGTACGCGAACGCGGCATTCCTCTCGTCGCGGTCGCGAGCAAGATGGACATCGCGGCTGCACAGTCCGCCGGTGCCCCCGAATGGAAGGAGACGCTTGATCGCTGGGGCGCCGGTCTCGGCGCGAGCCTTGTCCCGGTGAGCGCCAAGACAGGGCAGGGGATAAACGTCCTTAAGGAGCGCATCATCGAAGCCGCTCCGAAGGACTGGGAGGGCCCGCCCATAGTCGGTGACCTCGTGTCGCCCGGGGACACTGTGGTGCTGGTGGTACCCGTGGACATCGAGGCTCCCAAGGGGAGGCTCATCCTGCCGCAGGTGCAGACGATCCGCGACCTCCTCGACCACGGCGTCCGCACGGTCGTTGTGAAGGAGGACGCGGTGCGCTCCGCCATAGAGAACCTCAAACACGGCCCGTCGCTCGTCGTGACCGACTCGCAGGTTTTCGGGACCGTGTCGCGGCAGGTCCCGGACGGCGTGCCGCTCACATCGTTCTCCATCCTCTTCGCGCGTCACAAGGGAGACCTCTGCACACTCGTGGAGGGAGCACGCCACGTCGCTGACCTCCACCCGGGCGCGAGGATCCTCGTGGCAGAGGCGTGCACACATCACCCAATCGGCGACGACATAGGCAGGGTCAAGATACCCGCCTGGCTCGAGCGAAGAGTAGGCGGCAAACTTGATTTCGTCTGGGCGGCTGGAGCCGGCTTCCCAGAGGACCTCGGCAAGTTCGACCTCGTGGTCCACTGCGGGGGATGCATGATCAACCGGAAGGAGATGCTGCACCGACTCGCAAAAGTGAGGTCTGCCGGGGTGCCTGTGGTCAACTACGGCGTGCTCATCGCGTACCTGCACGGGATCCTCGAAAGGACGCTCGAGCCATTCAAGGCCGCGGGCGTGCTCCACGCCGGGCCGCCCCACGGTCTTGAAAGGTCTTGA
- a CDS encoding glycosyltransferase family 4 protein produces the protein MTEKIRVLHVTGPSEGGMRTHLTSLVERLDRDRFEVVVASPEDACVKACLERCGGRHEAIIIPDGLALSRDMAGVVALARLIRATRPDVCHFHGFKAAALGRAAARLLERTRSLSWPAASHGPSPGLARRPAIVYTVHNSVLQRTRGTPEGRLCAHVERALARLTDRVIAVSRALWEEYSSIPGLGPRKVRHVPNGVALERFPDNGEPSLGRTPERAARARAALGCRRDAVLVGTVARLVPEKGIALLLHALAYLRKLGLRPEVIVAGDGPARADLEALAGTLGVSEQVRFLGFVDDIASFYAALDGFVLPSLSEGLPLSLIEAMVAGVPVVASRTAGTEEVVGPGMGFLAAPGDHVALAMCLKELILRPNEAGRMAENAREEARRRFSIEGMVRATQEVYVEAMSEREKPGR, from the coding sequence TTGACAGAAAAGATTCGGGTCTTGCACGTGACCGGACCGTCCGAGGGCGGCATGAGAACGCACCTTACGAGCCTCGTGGAGCGGCTCGACCGCGACAGGTTCGAGGTAGTCGTGGCGTCGCCCGAGGATGCGTGCGTTAAAGCGTGCCTCGAGCGGTGCGGTGGGAGACACGAGGCTATCATTATTCCCGACGGCCTGGCCCTCAGCAGGGACATGGCTGGGGTCGTCGCCCTTGCCCGCCTCATCCGCGCGACGCGACCCGACGTATGCCACTTCCACGGGTTCAAAGCCGCGGCGCTGGGCCGGGCGGCCGCGCGTCTCCTTGAGCGGACCCGCAGCCTCTCCTGGCCGGCAGCAAGCCACGGGCCAAGCCCGGGACTGGCGCGAAGGCCCGCCATAGTCTACACGGTCCACAACTCGGTCCTCCAAAGGACCCGAGGCACCCCTGAAGGACGCCTCTGCGCCCATGTCGAGCGGGCGCTGGCCCGCCTAACCGACCGCGTCATCGCCGTATCGCGGGCGCTTTGGGAGGAGTACTCGTCCATCCCCGGCCTCGGGCCTCGTAAGGTCAGGCACGTCCCGAACGGTGTGGCGCTCGAGCGCTTCCCGGATAACGGAGAGCCGTCGCTGGGGCGGACTCCGGAGAGAGCTGCCCGGGCCAGAGCGGCTCTCGGGTGCCGTAGGGACGCGGTCCTGGTCGGGACGGTCGCTCGGCTCGTCCCAGAAAAGGGCATCGCGCTGCTTCTTCATGCCCTCGCCTACCTGAGAAAACTGGGGCTGCGCCCCGAGGTCATCGTGGCCGGGGACGGCCCCGCGCGAGCCGACCTCGAGGCGCTCGCCGGCACCTTGGGCGTGTCGGAGCAGGTACGATTCTTGGGATTCGTGGACGACATCGCATCTTTTTACGCAGCCCTGGATGGGTTTGTGCTTCCGAGCCTCTCCGAGGGCCTGCCGCTATCGCTCATCGAGGCAATGGTCGCCGGGGTCCCGGTCGTCGCCTCGCGGACGGCGGGCACGGAGGAGGTAGTGGGGCCTGGAATGGGGTTCCTCGCTGCACCTGGAGACCACGTGGCGCTAGCGATGTGCCTCAAAGAATTGATCCTTCGCCCGAACGAGGCCGGCCGCATGGCCGAGAATGCGCGGGAAGAAGCGCGCCGGAGGTTCTCCATCGAAGGAATGGTCCGGGCAACCCAGGAAGTATACGTTGAGGCGATGTCGGAACGAGAGAAGCCAGGGAGGTAG
- a CDS encoding DNA repair exonuclease, which yields MLRCLHLADLHLGWSPSELPAEKATIRQRERDLLLKRAVDFALAPENRIDLVIIAGDLFESHRPEPAVADEAVRQLERLARAALPLVTVPGNHDEITYHDSIYRQRSTSWPGLLVRNPMPQRVASWNVNGTPVSVYSLAYTGGLTRVEDLTNLPRAEGPGIHIGAFHGSLDWQAGDRSLPIASEALAAAGYHYVALGHIHRYAESKTGTGVAVYPGMVEAKGFDDPGTGKLTVVQLTDTAGAGSPRVTVETFPLPVRRHASVEIDVSAVPSRDALAEACRAAAGDDRDACVKITLRGTPSFPVDTTSLARSLQEDFFYVEIADETTFTNEDLVSRLAAQPTIQGYFVRRLAARLESTSDARERKVLELAIRKGLAAFREGGGAR from the coding sequence GTGCTCAGGTGTCTCCACCTTGCGGACCTGCACCTCGGTTGGTCTCCGTCCGAGCTCCCGGCCGAAAAGGCGACGATCCGGCAGCGCGAGCGAGACCTCCTATTGAAAAGGGCGGTTGACTTCGCTCTCGCACCTGAGAACCGCATCGACCTGGTCATCATCGCAGGCGATCTCTTCGAATCGCATAGGCCTGAGCCCGCTGTGGCCGATGAGGCCGTGCGGCAGCTCGAGCGGCTGGCCCGGGCGGCACTGCCTTTGGTGACTGTCCCGGGGAATCACGACGAGATAACCTACCATGACTCCATATACAGGCAGCGAAGCACTTCCTGGCCTGGCTTGCTCGTGCGCAATCCCATGCCTCAGAGGGTAGCCTCGTGGAACGTCAACGGCACGCCAGTGTCCGTGTATTCGCTAGCATACACCGGCGGGCTCACCCGGGTCGAGGACCTCACAAACCTTCCGCGGGCCGAGGGGCCAGGAATACACATCGGTGCGTTCCATGGCTCTCTCGACTGGCAAGCTGGTGACAGAAGCCTCCCGATAGCATCGGAGGCGCTCGCAGCCGCAGGATATCATTATGTGGCCCTCGGGCACATTCACAGGTATGCGGAATCCAAGACCGGGACGGGCGTCGCAGTGTATCCGGGCATGGTTGAAGCGAAGGGATTCGACGACCCCGGCACGGGCAAGCTCACGGTAGTACAGCTGACCGACACAGCGGGCGCGGGCTCCCCCCGCGTGACCGTCGAGACGTTCCCCCTCCCGGTAAGGCGCCATGCCTCGGTGGAGATAGATGTATCAGCTGTTCCGTCCCGCGACGCGCTGGCGGAGGCGTGCCGCGCCGCCGCGGGAGACGACAGGGACGCGTGCGTCAAGATAACGTTGCGGGGCACGCCGTCTTTCCCCGTGGACACCACCTCGCTCGCCCGGTCTTTGCAGGAGGATTTCTTCTACGTCGAGATAGCGGACGAGACGACTTTCACGAATGAGGACCTCGTGAGCCGACTTGCGGCCCAGCCCACCATCCAAGGGTATTTCGTAAGGAGGCTCGCGGCACGGCTCGAGAGCACGAGTGACGCGCGCGAGCGGAAGGTATTGGAACTCGCCATTCGAAAGGGCCTTGCCGCATTCCGAGAGGGTGGTGGAGCACGATGA